One window from the genome of Leucobacter aridicollis encodes:
- a CDS encoding ABC transporter transmembrane domain-containing protein, whose amino-acid sequence MARRRAATREAAEQPVPNLLRVALAGDRRDRKLALATLGLMLHQAGEAAVPILIGVVIDRAIGPGSLAALIVWLAVLGSVFLVLSLSYQRSALAMVSVFGYGEHDLRLLAARRALHPRGLRTGRHPGELLSIATSDTGRVAGIAWSIAQQAATLMAVVAATAALLVISVPLGLGVAFGAVAVLFVMQWLARPLERAGATEQQAVATASEVATDSLAGLRVIHGLGAQAEIVRRYRRASVASRDAGVAAARLLVTYQAVSTTVSVLYLAALALAAGWLATRGEITPGQLVTVVGLAQFLQGSLAHVGTFGANWAHKRASAKRLRALLEDEYALGAGTPGAVAALERAPGAGTVLEWDAPSGETLTVRVDDGLVGVRVRTAAEARTAAATLGFRRDPAPGELRIGGLCACELGPECVARRVVAPPHDAALFTGTLRTNVARDGCLLQRPINAAALADVVDHLGDADEEIGAGGRRLSGGQRQRVLLARALHTPGDVVVLDEPTSALDPITEQRVAESLALLGRPVVVVTASRTLLAACSRVVDGRCPEPERQCCSAAASPAHAGTPCCAFGVR is encoded by the coding sequence ATGGCTCGACGGCGAGCCGCGACGCGAGAGGCAGCGGAGCAGCCGGTTCCCAACCTGCTTCGCGTCGCCCTCGCTGGTGACCGGCGTGACCGGAAGCTCGCCCTCGCGACGCTTGGGCTCATGCTTCATCAGGCGGGGGAGGCGGCAGTGCCGATCCTGATCGGTGTTGTCATCGACCGCGCGATTGGGCCGGGGAGCCTCGCTGCGCTGATTGTCTGGCTCGCCGTGCTCGGCTCGGTGTTTCTCGTGCTCTCGCTCAGCTACCAGCGCTCCGCGCTCGCGATGGTGAGCGTGTTTGGGTATGGGGAACACGACCTCAGGCTGCTCGCTGCCCGGCGCGCGCTCCACCCGCGCGGGCTGCGGACCGGCCGCCATCCCGGGGAACTACTGTCAATCGCGACGAGCGATACCGGCCGAGTCGCCGGGATCGCCTGGAGCATAGCGCAGCAGGCGGCGACACTCATGGCGGTCGTCGCAGCCACAGCCGCACTTCTCGTCATCTCGGTGCCGCTCGGACTCGGGGTCGCGTTCGGTGCCGTCGCCGTGCTGTTCGTGATGCAGTGGCTCGCCAGGCCGCTTGAGCGCGCGGGGGCGACGGAGCAGCAGGCAGTCGCGACTGCGAGCGAGGTCGCGACAGACTCGCTCGCGGGGCTCCGCGTGATCCACGGACTCGGGGCCCAGGCTGAGATTGTGCGCAGGTACCGGCGTGCGAGCGTTGCCTCGCGGGATGCCGGTGTCGCCGCCGCGCGACTGCTCGTCACTTATCAGGCAGTTAGCACGACGGTGTCCGTGCTCTACCTCGCCGCGCTCGCGCTCGCGGCTGGATGGCTCGCAACCCGCGGGGAGATCACCCCGGGTCAGCTGGTCACGGTTGTCGGCCTCGCGCAGTTTCTGCAAGGGTCGCTCGCTCACGTCGGCACGTTTGGCGCGAACTGGGCGCACAAGCGCGCCTCAGCTAAGCGCCTGCGGGCGCTCCTCGAAGACGAGTACGCGTTGGGAGCCGGAACCCCTGGCGCGGTCGCAGCGCTTGAGCGCGCGCCGGGAGCCGGTACCGTGCTCGAGTGGGACGCGCCAAGCGGTGAGACGCTCACCGTGCGCGTTGATGACGGGCTCGTTGGGGTTCGCGTGCGGACCGCTGCCGAGGCACGGACCGCCGCCGCGACGCTTGGCTTTCGCCGTGATCCTGCGCCGGGCGAATTGCGGATCGGTGGCCTGTGCGCCTGCGAGCTCGGGCCCGAGTGCGTAGCGCGGCGGGTCGTTGCGCCCCCGCACGACGCCGCACTCTTCACCGGAACGCTGCGCACGAACGTCGCACGGGATGGGTGCCTCCTGCAGCGGCCGATCAACGCCGCAGCCTTGGCAGACGTCGTTGATCACCTCGGCGATGCCGACGAAGAAATCGGCGCGGGGGGTCGCAGGCTCTCTGGTGGTCAACGGCAGCGCGTATTGCTCGCGCGTGCGCTGCACACCCCGGGGGATGTCGTCGTGCTCGACGAGCCAACGAGCGCGCTCGACCCAATCACCGAGCAACGCGTTGCAGAGTCGCTCGCGCTCCTCGGGCGGCCGGTCGTCGTCGTCACTGCGAGCCGAACCCTGCTCGCGGCGTGTTCGCGCGTCGTCGACGGGCGCTGCCCTGAACCCGAGCGGCAGTGCTGCTCGGCCGCGGCGAGTCCGGCACATGCGGGCACCCCCTGCTGCGCGTTTGGGGTGCGGTGA
- a CDS encoding class I adenylate-forming enzyme family protein, with amino-acid sequence MHATAAVPQPTSYLDYLDHYALATPEADAVWFEGVTLSYAGLAARVDELAATLTAMGVAPGVRVATLCTPRPEYLISLLATMRTGGVWIGLNPKYTLSELRHVATDARPSVFLSLDAVDGREYGAEITELAAAVGARGAFRIGPRTVASALQELPELPEAAPLPASYPEIHPTDPATIVYTSGSSGSPKGAVLSHGGLVYAARVEADVLGIRAPRVPCNLPINHVACLADLTGTTLAAGGMLALLEQFDPASLLALVPELGLTNLMTVPTILQLIAAQPEFAATDLTSLRRVVWGGAPLPIDVIRAYKDRGIPLMTVYGMTETIASITFTRDGDSDEVLAETVGRFDPGMEVRLADEEGPVAPGAQGEVQVRHSGLFLEYFGNPDGTSAAYTADGWFKTGDVGVLRDDGALRLVGRMSDMIKSGGYNVYPREIELRIEAHSDVALAAVIGRPDDTFGEVGVAYVVPAAGCAPEADALRAYAREHLANYKVPKEFVIVDALPLLPVGKVDKQHLRRLARA; translated from the coding sequence GTGCACGCCACCGCTGCAGTGCCGCAGCCCACGAGCTACCTCGACTACCTCGACCACTACGCGCTCGCGACCCCCGAAGCGGACGCCGTATGGTTCGAGGGCGTCACACTGAGTTACGCCGGCCTCGCCGCTCGCGTCGACGAGCTCGCCGCGACACTTACCGCCATGGGTGTCGCTCCCGGCGTCCGCGTCGCGACGCTCTGCACCCCGCGGCCCGAGTACCTCATCTCCCTACTCGCGACGATGCGCACGGGTGGAGTCTGGATAGGGCTCAACCCGAAATACACACTCTCAGAGTTGCGTCACGTCGCCACCGACGCACGGCCGTCAGTGTTTCTCTCACTCGACGCCGTCGACGGGCGCGAATACGGTGCTGAGATTACTGAGCTCGCGGCGGCGGTCGGCGCCCGCGGCGCGTTCAGGATCGGGCCGCGGACTGTGGCCTCGGCGCTGCAGGAGCTGCCGGAGCTGCCGGAGGCCGCCCCCCTGCCCGCGAGCTACCCCGAGATTCACCCCACCGACCCGGCGACGATCGTGTACACCTCGGGTTCGAGCGGGTCACCGAAGGGCGCGGTGCTCTCGCACGGAGGCCTCGTCTACGCGGCGCGGGTCGAAGCCGACGTGCTCGGCATCCGCGCACCGCGCGTGCCGTGCAACCTGCCGATCAACCACGTTGCCTGCCTTGCAGACCTCACGGGCACCACCCTTGCGGCAGGCGGAATGCTCGCGCTCCTCGAACAGTTCGACCCGGCGAGCCTGCTGGCGCTCGTGCCGGAGCTCGGGCTCACGAACCTCATGACCGTGCCAACCATCTTGCAGCTCATCGCGGCCCAGCCCGAGTTCGCGGCCACCGACCTGACATCGCTGAGACGGGTCGTCTGGGGCGGCGCTCCCCTACCGATCGACGTGATCCGGGCCTACAAAGACCGCGGAATCCCGCTCATGACCGTCTACGGCATGACCGAGACGATCGCCTCGATCACGTTCACACGCGACGGCGACAGCGACGAGGTGCTCGCTGAGACTGTCGGGCGGTTCGACCCCGGCATGGAGGTGCGGCTCGCCGACGAGGAGGGCCCGGTTGCGCCCGGCGCTCAGGGCGAAGTGCAAGTACGACACTCGGGCCTGTTTCTCGAATACTTCGGCAACCCCGATGGCACCTCAGCCGCGTACACAGCGGACGGCTGGTTCAAGACCGGCGACGTGGGCGTCCTTAGAGACGACGGGGCGCTCCGCCTCGTCGGGCGCATGTCAGACATGATCAAGTCGGGCGGCTACAACGTGTACCCGCGCGAGATCGAGCTGCGCATCGAGGCGCACAGCGATGTCGCCCTTGCCGCCGTCATCGGGAGGCCAGACGACACGTTCGGCGAGGTCGGAGTCGCGTACGTCGTCCCCGCGGCGGGGTGCGCGCCCGAAGCCGACGCCCTCCGCGCCTACGCCCGTGAGCACCTCGCCAACTACAAGGTGCCGAAGGAGTTCGTCATCGTCGACGCGCTCCCGCTACTCCCGGTTGGCAAGGTCGACAAACAGCACCTCCGCCGGCTCGCGCGAGCCTGA
- a CDS encoding helix-turn-helix domain-containing protein, with the protein MVNVSHVSTASQRIRGFLLTSVRHESRSIRAWEAEVHEHDELIWSTAGVARVRAGDSVWTVPAQRAVWVPSGVPHTIETSADSLFYATFLEAGLAAQLPREAMIVELIPAVRELLLLNAEAEMPTSTRLRLQRLVIELLTPSPGAQVDLRMPVTPSLLAVAEQILADPGAFETTVDWAERVGLPPRELTRAFVAETGLSLTQWRIRARVRASLVRLASGQTVAAVAAALGYSNPSTFIGHFRGIVGTTPAAYFAGAVTKSDID; encoded by the coding sequence ATGGTGAACGTCTCGCACGTCTCGACGGCGTCGCAGCGAATCCGTGGTTTTTTGCTCACGAGTGTGCGCCACGAGAGCCGCAGCATTCGGGCATGGGAAGCTGAGGTTCACGAGCACGACGAGCTCATCTGGTCGACAGCCGGAGTCGCTCGAGTTCGCGCCGGCGACTCGGTCTGGACTGTGCCGGCGCAGCGGGCGGTCTGGGTGCCGAGTGGGGTGCCGCACACGATCGAGACCTCGGCCGACTCGCTGTTCTACGCGACTTTTCTTGAGGCTGGGCTTGCTGCGCAGCTTCCCCGTGAGGCCATGATCGTCGAGCTCATTCCCGCGGTCCGAGAGCTGCTGCTGCTCAACGCCGAGGCTGAGATGCCGACGAGCACGCGGCTCCGGCTCCAGCGCCTCGTGATCGAGTTGCTCACGCCAAGCCCGGGGGCTCAGGTCGATCTGCGGATGCCGGTGACGCCAAGCCTGCTGGCGGTAGCCGAACAAATTCTCGCCGATCCGGGAGCCTTCGAAACGACAGTCGACTGGGCAGAGCGGGTGGGGCTTCCGCCGCGAGAGCTGACGCGGGCGTTCGTCGCCGAGACCGGGCTCTCACTGACACAGTGGCGGATCCGCGCGCGGGTGCGGGCCTCACTTGTCCGTCTAGCGTCCGGTCAAACTGTGGCGGCGGTGGCTGCAGCCCTCGGCTATTCCAACCCGAGCACCTTCATTGGCCACTTCCGTGGCATCGTGGGGACGACCCCGGCAGCGTACTTTGCGGGAGCCGTGACAAAAAGCGATATAGATTGA
- a CDS encoding ABC transporter ATP-binding protein, giving the protein MGARNLGRADASTGTESAALLPTSTAGAAARLGATLLWRQRWLLLATVALLLLGTSAMLVIPPLLGEIVDAVIGGEPFARVLWLVAGVAAAGVLAAALEGIGGVLLVRCLQHALAALREDVFEAALSLPLGRVEAAGDADVISRVTNDVEAVTEAISGVIPLCARAVFTIVLTLVGMAVLDPWLAVAALVAVPIQIVSTRVFMRRSRPLYARLRREEAERGRAFVEAVAGAETVRAFGTADEHLAAIAAASDTAVRTHRETGRARNIFIGGLNGAEFVGLAAVLAVGFVRATAVGLSVGAVTAGALYFHRLFNPIGDLLGSMDDLQRALAGLQRLTGVVNAGAAERAGRAAGASASEVANGAIELRGVSYRYGARARRAALRGIDLEIQAGATVALIGTSGSGKSTLARLIAGFDEPTAGEVRIGGMLAHEARAGGRPAALLVAQETHMFAGSIADNLRIAAPGATDSELSQALADVGFDLALIEGGLAGSLPAAVSHREAQQLALARVLLADPPVVVLDEAGSQAGSDASLAQAMRRVSDGRTAVVIAHHLDQVRGADRVVVLEHGHIIEQGAPDELLRRPDGAFSRLWRMAGGSEL; this is encoded by the coding sequence ATGGGTGCGAGAAACCTCGGACGGGCGGACGCATCCACGGGCACAGAGAGCGCGGCGCTGTTGCCCACATCGACGGCGGGAGCCGCGGCTCGGCTCGGCGCGACACTCCTCTGGCGGCAGCGCTGGCTGCTGCTCGCGACAGTCGCCCTGCTGCTCCTCGGAACGTCGGCGATGCTCGTCATCCCGCCGCTTCTCGGCGAGATCGTTGACGCGGTGATCGGCGGTGAACCGTTCGCGCGCGTACTATGGCTCGTCGCAGGCGTCGCGGCCGCAGGCGTATTGGCCGCCGCGCTCGAAGGGATCGGTGGCGTGCTGCTCGTCCGCTGCTTGCAACACGCGCTCGCCGCCCTCCGCGAGGACGTGTTCGAGGCGGCCCTCAGCTTGCCACTTGGCCGTGTGGAAGCCGCGGGCGACGCCGACGTCATCTCGCGGGTGACGAACGACGTCGAAGCCGTGACTGAGGCGATCTCAGGGGTGATCCCGCTGTGCGCGCGAGCGGTGTTTACAATTGTGCTCACGCTCGTTGGCATGGCAGTTCTCGACCCGTGGCTCGCGGTCGCCGCGCTCGTCGCGGTCCCGATCCAGATCGTCAGCACGCGCGTCTTCATGCGCCGCTCGCGTCCGCTCTACGCCAGGCTGCGGCGCGAGGAGGCGGAGCGCGGGCGCGCCTTCGTGGAGGCCGTCGCCGGGGCTGAAACCGTGCGCGCGTTCGGCACGGCTGATGAGCACCTCGCCGCGATAGCGGCAGCGAGCGACACTGCGGTGCGCACGCACAGAGAGACCGGCAGGGCGCGAAACATTTTCATTGGGGGCTTGAACGGCGCGGAGTTCGTTGGCCTCGCCGCGGTGCTCGCCGTCGGGTTCGTTCGCGCCACTGCGGTAGGGCTCTCGGTTGGCGCGGTGACGGCGGGAGCGCTTTACTTCCACAGGCTCTTCAACCCGATCGGTGATCTGCTTGGGAGCATGGACGACCTACAGCGCGCCCTTGCAGGGCTGCAGCGCCTCACTGGAGTCGTGAACGCTGGCGCCGCGGAGCGAGCAGGCAGAGCCGCCGGTGCCAGCGCCAGCGAGGTCGCGAACGGCGCGATCGAGCTCCGCGGCGTGAGCTACAGGTACGGGGCGCGGGCTCGGCGCGCCGCGCTCCGCGGCATCGACCTTGAGATCCAAGCAGGCGCCACCGTCGCCCTCATCGGCACCTCCGGGTCGGGAAAGAGCACGCTTGCGCGCCTCATCGCTGGGTTCGATGAACCCACCGCGGGTGAGGTGCGCATCGGCGGCATGCTAGCGCACGAGGCGCGCGCTGGCGGGCGCCCCGCCGCCCTGCTCGTCGCGCAGGAGACGCACATGTTCGCGGGGTCAATCGCAGACAACCTCAGGATCGCGGCGCCCGGCGCGACCGACAGTGAACTCTCGCAGGCGCTCGCCGATGTCGGGTTCGACCTCGCGCTCATCGAGGGCGGGCTCGCCGGGTCGCTTCCCGCAGCGGTGAGCCACCGCGAGGCCCAACAACTCGCGCTTGCCCGGGTGCTGCTCGCGGACCCACCGGTGGTCGTGCTCGACGAGGCCGGCTCACAGGCCGGCTCGGACGCGTCACTCGCTCAGGCCATGCGGCGCGTGAGCGACGGTCGCACCGCCGTCGTCATCGCCCACCACCTCGACCAGGTGCGCGGCGCCGACCGAGTCGTTGTGCTCGAGCACGGGCACATCATCGAGCAGGGTGCACCCGACGAGCTGCTCCGGCGGCCAGACGGCGCGTTCTCGAGGCTGTGGCGCATGGCTGGCGGTTCCGAGCTGTAG
- a CDS encoding rhodanese-like domain-containing protein, translating into MNEAHERTAEPIIIDTRTPAEFAEGHLRGARLIDFNGGEIEAAIPGLDPAATYLLYCRSGNRSGQAAALMSAAGFTSATNIGSLTEAAESTGIDIVR; encoded by the coding sequence ATGAACGAAGCACACGAACGCACGGCCGAGCCGATCATCATCGATACTCGCACGCCAGCGGAGTTCGCGGAGGGGCACCTCCGGGGCGCCCGCCTCATCGATTTCAATGGCGGCGAGATTGAAGCAGCAATCCCGGGGCTCGACCCTGCCGCCACCTACTTGCTCTACTGCCGCTCGGGCAACCGTTCTGGCCAGGCCGCGGCGCTCATGAGCGCCGCGGGCTTCACGAGCGCGACAAACATTGGTTCCCTGACCGAAGCGGCTGAGAGTACGGGCATTGACATCGTTCGGTAA
- a CDS encoding helix-turn-helix domain-containing protein: MTPEFTPRQIADRDVSAFSSQDLHREGTRSRDSMPIGAVVHAFGPLFVIEASGGPTEIERRPLLPGMPTIDFVFVARGTFTYLEDGAWLESSDPLLVAPSGLPMRVRFLTDWKFLVARIQRDALIPFLPRLPDGATVYPELTLPERAMRGYLAELAEAPASVGPGDAATVSRVVVEMAGALLRGRFPLLSSQPTQGAKDVWGDAMGVIARECREAGFGTRELAEAVGCSVRRLQLAFTNHETSVGAELRRERARIARSTLQNPEHDGLSGAQVAARSGFGSASTMYRVLLDMYGVTQQDLRRRVAPSRDA, from the coding sequence ATGACCCCCGAGTTCACCCCGCGCCAGATCGCGGACCGCGACGTCTCAGCGTTTTCGAGTCAGGATCTGCACCGCGAGGGCACTCGCAGTCGCGATTCGATGCCGATTGGCGCCGTGGTGCACGCGTTTGGTCCTTTGTTTGTGATCGAGGCCTCGGGTGGACCGACCGAGATTGAGCGACGCCCGCTGCTGCCTGGCATGCCAACGATTGACTTCGTGTTTGTGGCGCGCGGCACGTTCACGTACCTCGAGGACGGCGCGTGGCTTGAGTCGAGCGACCCGCTGCTCGTCGCACCGAGCGGCCTGCCGATGCGGGTGCGATTTCTCACGGACTGGAAGTTTCTCGTCGCTCGGATTCAGCGCGATGCGCTCATCCCGTTCCTCCCGCGCCTGCCTGACGGGGCGACTGTCTACCCTGAGCTCACGCTGCCAGAGCGAGCAATGCGCGGCTACCTCGCCGAGCTCGCTGAGGCGCCGGCAAGTGTTGGGCCCGGCGACGCAGCGACGGTGTCGCGGGTGGTGGTCGAGATGGCGGGCGCACTGCTGCGCGGACGGTTCCCGCTGCTGTCGTCGCAGCCCACGCAGGGCGCGAAAGATGTGTGGGGTGACGCGATGGGGGTGATTGCTCGGGAGTGTCGGGAGGCAGGGTTCGGTACCCGCGAGCTCGCTGAGGCGGTTGGGTGCTCTGTCAGGCGACTCCAGCTCGCGTTTACGAATCACGAGACGAGCGTCGGGGCAGAGCTGCGGCGCGAGCGCGCTCGAATCGCGCGGTCGACGCTCCAGAACCCCGAGCACGATGGGTTGTCCGGCGCCCAGGTCGCAGCCCGTTCAGGGTTTGGGTCGGCGTCGACGATGTATCGCGTGCTCCTCGATATGTATGGCGTGACGCAGCAGGACCTGCGCCGCAGGGTGGCGCCCTCGCGAGACGCGTGA
- a CDS encoding TetR/AcrR family transcriptional regulator, whose protein sequence is MERQTPKQARGRAAVASILAAASELLEEGGFDSLTTATIATRAGVNIATLYRYYPNKFAIVRELAQSIEEERSGVALRELSELGVAPDWREPVARAIRAMAQLRRDTSGATAIRRALQSSPELWHLDHDVNAATAEAIAPYLLRVNPALPVERAAAIALTVVHTVASLLDLAAGERERELGLERELELVVINYLAPELDPPRAV, encoded by the coding sequence GTGGAGCGACAAACACCCAAGCAGGCGCGCGGGCGCGCCGCTGTCGCCTCCATTTTGGCGGCAGCGAGCGAACTGCTCGAGGAGGGCGGATTCGACAGCCTGACCACGGCGACGATCGCAACCCGCGCCGGGGTGAACATTGCGACGCTCTATCGCTACTACCCGAACAAATTCGCAATCGTGCGCGAGCTCGCGCAATCAATCGAGGAGGAGCGATCAGGCGTTGCGCTTCGTGAGCTTTCTGAGCTGGGGGTGGCGCCCGACTGGCGTGAGCCAGTCGCGCGCGCAATCCGCGCGATGGCGCAGCTGCGGCGCGACACCTCTGGCGCGACGGCGATCAGGCGGGCCCTCCAGTCCTCGCCCGAGCTGTGGCATCTTGACCACGATGTGAACGCTGCGACCGCCGAAGCTATCGCCCCATACCTGCTGCGGGTGAACCCCGCGCTGCCGGTGGAGCGGGCCGCGGCGATCGCCCTCACCGTCGTGCACACGGTTGCGAGCCTGCTCGATCTCGCAGCTGGCGAACGGGAACGGGAGCTCGGTCTTGAACGGGAGCTCGAGCTCGTCGTCATCAACTACCTCGCGCCCGAGCTCGATCCCCCGAGGGCCGTCTGA
- a CDS encoding MaoC/PaaZ C-terminal domain-containing protein yields MSQRREIPLSDLHLHAGTEFFTSDWLAIDAEHLSAFATASYLDAEHADLTASKNNPLGATLVDGFLLTSLLTMFHFNNSPVRGEDIYGFNYGLDRVRYTLPVFIGQQIRCVATLAEVTPRPDGTVLVTTDNTIEVEGEEKPAMVARWLSLFATRDDGTNVER; encoded by the coding sequence ATGTCGCAACGCCGCGAAATCCCGCTCTCCGATCTTCACCTCCACGCTGGCACTGAGTTCTTCACCTCCGACTGGCTCGCGATCGACGCCGAGCACCTGTCTGCCTTCGCAACAGCAAGCTATCTCGACGCCGAGCACGCCGATCTCACCGCCTCGAAGAACAATCCCCTGGGTGCGACGCTCGTCGACGGCTTCCTGCTCACGAGCCTGCTCACGATGTTCCACTTCAACAACAGCCCGGTCCGCGGCGAGGACATCTACGGGTTCAACTACGGACTCGATCGCGTACGGTACACGCTCCCCGTCTTCATCGGACAGCAGATCCGCTGCGTCGCAACGCTCGCGGAGGTCACCCCACGCCCCGACGGCACCGTACTCGTCACCACCGACAACACTATCGAGGTGGAAGGCGAGGAGAAGCCGGCCATGGTCGCCAGGTGGCTGTCGCTCTTCGCGACCCGCGACGACGGCACAAACGTCGAGCGCTGA
- a CDS encoding MFS transporter → MTNITSTDTHITAGMRQARIALFIVFFAQGLGFGSLFARLPTVKATFEFSDSTLALMTLALPLMAGVATLITGSIVQRVHSDTLLRLAIVANLTALALIGFADSFALLIPAWIVMGIAFGMVDATMNMKAVSLQQRYRRSIVVGFYAIYSAAGIVASLAAAFTAQAGLPLWVFFGAEFIVLVPLLLWTGRSLVHARVGAAGSAETRPGTAPARVKVPWLPVLSIGVVLTSAYFIESSASSWGSVYVHDTLAAPESVAALAYGGYSAAMLIGRLSADWLIRAFGAKRVIQVCALIALAGMLAVVFATAPWMALVGFALAGGGLCVIAPLAFAAAGTIDDTGVAVARANTFTYVGFLLGAALIGPIADLSSMRIAYMISVALAVVILFLARGLAARIEGAEQAA, encoded by the coding sequence ATGACGAATATCACCTCCACCGACACCCACATCACGGCGGGCATGCGCCAGGCACGCATCGCCCTGTTCATCGTGTTCTTCGCGCAAGGGCTTGGGTTCGGCTCCCTCTTTGCGCGGCTGCCAACCGTCAAAGCGACGTTCGAATTCAGCGACTCAACGCTCGCACTTATGACACTCGCGCTGCCGCTTATGGCCGGAGTAGCGACGCTCATCACCGGCTCAATTGTGCAACGCGTCCATAGCGACACCCTGCTGCGGCTCGCGATCGTCGCGAACCTCACGGCGCTCGCACTCATCGGGTTCGCCGATTCGTTCGCGCTGCTCATTCCGGCGTGGATCGTGATGGGCATCGCCTTTGGAATGGTCGACGCCACAATGAACATGAAGGCGGTCTCGCTGCAGCAGCGGTACAGGCGCAGCATCGTCGTCGGCTTCTACGCGATCTACAGCGCGGCAGGCATCGTCGCGTCGCTCGCCGCGGCGTTCACCGCCCAGGCAGGGCTACCGCTCTGGGTCTTCTTCGGTGCCGAGTTCATCGTGCTCGTGCCTCTGCTGCTCTGGACGGGCAGGTCCCTCGTGCATGCTCGCGTCGGCGCTGCAGGTTCAGCGGAGACTCGGCCCGGCACCGCGCCGGCACGCGTCAAGGTTCCCTGGCTCCCGGTACTCAGCATCGGCGTCGTCCTTACCTCTGCCTACTTCATCGAATCTTCGGCATCGAGCTGGGGCTCCGTCTACGTGCACGACACGCTCGCGGCCCCGGAGAGCGTCGCCGCCCTCGCTTACGGGGGTTACAGCGCCGCGATGCTCATCGGCAGGCTCAGCGCCGACTGGCTGATCAGGGCGTTCGGCGCGAAGCGCGTGATCCAGGTCTGCGCGCTCATCGCGCTCGCCGGAATGCTTGCGGTTGTCTTCGCCACGGCGCCGTGGATGGCACTCGTCGGGTTTGCGCTCGCAGGCGGCGGCCTCTGCGTGATCGCGCCGCTCGCGTTCGCGGCGGCGGGAACGATCGACGACACGGGCGTCGCCGTGGCGCGCGCGAACACGTTCACCTACGTCGGGTTCCTGCTCGGCGCTGCGCTCATCGGCCCGATTGCCGACCTCAGCTCGATGCGCATCGCCTACATGATCTCGGTTGCGCTCGCTGTCGTGATCCTGTTCCTCGCCCGCGGGCTCGCAGCGCGAATCGAAGGTGCCGAGCAGGCAGCCTAG
- a CDS encoding siderophore-interacting protein yields MAIPCAPARVVETRRLTPNMIRITVEAVGDWLWPTYGRGDERVDIALPAPGESVANIEVFNLPEYGRGWEGEEPPWRHYTVRQVRDGGRLIDIDFVVHDGGLASGWAERAEPGHIIGIFGAGEREEPSSYYAAPSDAEFQLLVADATGVPGLGRILEQLPAGARVLAIAEVPTEADIQEYETAGDVEIRWIIGSGNGHGPSALAAEVAGFSAPDGPWYAWVACEAATSRAIRRDLRSRLGLARDRHHAIGYWTQDRTGNMSADVG; encoded by the coding sequence GTGGCAATCCCATGCGCACCAGCGCGCGTCGTCGAGACTCGCAGGCTGACGCCCAACATGATTCGAATCACCGTCGAAGCCGTCGGCGACTGGCTCTGGCCAACTTACGGTCGCGGCGACGAACGGGTCGATATCGCACTGCCGGCACCCGGCGAGTCCGTCGCCAACATCGAGGTGTTCAACCTGCCCGAGTACGGTCGCGGGTGGGAGGGTGAGGAGCCGCCGTGGCGGCACTACACGGTTCGCCAGGTCAGGGATGGTGGCAGGCTCATCGACATTGACTTCGTCGTGCACGACGGCGGGCTCGCGTCGGGCTGGGCCGAACGGGCGGAGCCCGGACACATAATCGGAATCTTTGGGGCTGGCGAGCGCGAGGAACCCTCGTCGTACTATGCGGCTCCCAGTGACGCCGAGTTCCAGCTGCTCGTCGCAGACGCGACGGGTGTGCCCGGCCTCGGGCGTATCCTCGAGCAGCTCCCTGCTGGCGCCCGCGTGCTCGCAATCGCCGAGGTGCCAACCGAAGCTGACATTCAGGAATACGAGACCGCCGGTGATGTCGAGATTCGCTGGATCATCGGATCTGGCAACGGGCATGGCCCGAGCGCGCTCGCGGCTGAAGTCGCAGGCTTCAGCGCCCCGGACGGGCCGTGGTACGCGTGGGTCGCATGCGAGGCAGCGACGAGTCGGGCAATTCGGCGAGACCTGCGTTCACGGCTCGGGCTCGCGCGGGACCGGCATCACGCGATCGGGTACTGGACCCAGGATCGCACAGGCAATATGTCGGCAGACGTCGGCTGA